The Streptococcus mitis genome has a segment encoding these proteins:
- the slmA gene encoding salivaricin M family lantibiotic: MRLILWIMEINSQELDGKSAAGWRTAVSLTAQGRCAWWFTYSYECISPNVRCG, encoded by the coding sequence TTGAGATTGATTCTTTGGATTATGGAAATTAATAGCCAAGAATTGGATGGTAAATCTGCTGCTGGGTGGCGTACGGCTGTTAGTTTAACAGCACAGGGGCGCTGTGCTTGGTGGTTTACATATTCTTATGAATGTATTTCGCCAAACGTGCGCTGTGGATAA
- a CDS encoding QVPTGV class sortase B protein-sorting domain-containing protein, which yields MEGIIGTLDFYAPVLVLGVVVIGIVYFMKKRNDRK from the coding sequence ATGGAAGGAATTATTGGAACACTAGACTTCTATGCACCTGTACTGGTCTTAGGAGTTGTTGTCATAGGGATTGTTTACTTTATGAAAAAAAGAAACGATCGCAAATAA
- a CDS encoding ABC transporter ATP-binding protein has protein sequence MKQLIVTGLTKTFGQGDNIVHALLDVNLSVEKGEFLAIMGASGSGKTTLLNCISTIDKPTSGEIQFEDFDIIHAKENDLADYRAKNISYIFQAYNLVETLTVYENIVLPLQIQGKNIKKHQDKIEEILDKLAIQNLKDKFPNQLSGGQRQRVATARALIDDSKLIIADEPTGALDSANSEKLMVLLQEINKSFGITILLVTHDPAAAKYSSRMVLLRDGKIMDDLERNSLSNEQYLQEIYSRTR, from the coding sequence ATGAAACAGCTTATTGTAACAGGATTAACGAAAACATTTGGTCAAGGGGATAATATCGTTCATGCTTTATTAGATGTGAACTTGTCCGTTGAAAAAGGAGAATTTCTGGCAATTATGGGGGCCAGTGGTAGTGGAAAAACAACACTCCTCAACTGTATTTCAACGATTGATAAACCAACATCAGGTGAAATTCAATTTGAAGATTTTGACATCATCCATGCCAAGGAAAATGACCTAGCTGACTATCGTGCTAAAAACATTTCCTATATTTTCCAAGCCTACAACTTGGTGGAAACCTTGACGGTCTATGAAAATATCGTCCTACCTCTTCAAATTCAGGGGAAAAATATCAAAAAACATCAGGATAAGATTGAGGAAATTTTGGATAAGTTGGCCATCCAAAACTTAAAAGACAAGTTTCCTAATCAGTTATCAGGTGGTCAGCGACAACGCGTGGCAACTGCTAGAGCCTTGATTGATGATTCTAAACTGATTATCGCAGATGAGCCGACAGGAGCCTTGGACTCTGCTAATTCTGAAAAACTGATGGTACTTTTGCAGGAAATCAATAAAAGTTTTGGTATTACCATTTTACTGGTTACGCATGACCCTGCCGCAGCAAAGTACTCTTCACGGATGGTGCTACTTAGAGATGGAAAGATTATGGATGATTTGGAACGTAACAGCTTATCAAATGAACAGTATTTGCAAGAGATTTACAGTCGTACCAGATAG